The proteins below are encoded in one region of Winogradskyella helgolandensis:
- a CDS encoding SH3 domain-containing protein — translation MNNLKQILAIVMLLSVTVVTAQQTAYVAAESGLSLRDQPDISAKLLSKLSYGEAIGVIENTNKELVVVDGGKKVSGEWVKVETRNHIGYVFNGYLSSTKISKTIRLDLDKLNVEIKNLATSDYKRTHNLKQQDSITINVDLGASPERKQIVLVDNDYKHVSIFQRYENSISFMSADAQCDSKDWKHFDSEWKPLKQNRSNTFETLAYTENDWKHFIDTSIEDLKTEVIDQCGSDWLDYFKTIKNRKDQPVGVATNRVFLKFILTDFEDNITEKIIEFDMPKGC, via the coding sequence ATGAACAATTTAAAACAGATTTTAGCGATTGTAATGTTACTAAGTGTAACAGTAGTAACAGCTCAACAAACGGCATATGTTGCCGCAGAAAGTGGATTATCTCTTAGAGACCAACCAGACATTAGTGCAAAACTATTGAGTAAATTATCCTATGGTGAAGCCATTGGAGTTATAGAGAACACAAATAAAGAACTCGTTGTAGTAGATGGAGGTAAAAAAGTCAGCGGCGAATGGGTAAAAGTTGAAACCCGAAACCATATTGGCTATGTGTTTAATGGCTATTTATCTTCAACAAAAATTTCTAAAACCATTAGATTGGATTTAGACAAATTGAATGTTGAAATTAAGAATTTAGCTACTAGCGACTATAAAAGAACGCACAATCTTAAACAACAAGATTCCATTACAATTAATGTGGATCTTGGAGCTTCACCTGAAAGAAAACAAATTGTTTTAGTTGATAATGATTATAAGCATGTGAGTATTTTTCAACGTTACGAAAACAGCATTTCATTTATGAGTGCAGATGCGCAATGCGACTCCAAGGATTGGAAACATTTTGATTCGGAATGGAAACCATTAAAACAAAATAGATCTAATACGTTTGAAACTTTAGCGTATACAGAAAACGATTGGAAGCACTTTATTGATACGTCGATTGAAGATTTAAAAACAGAGGTTATAGACCAATGTGGATCAGATTGGTTAGACTACTTTAAAACCATTAAGAATCGAAAAGATCAACCTGTTGGAGTTGCCACAAATCGTGTGTTTTTAAAGTTTATACTCACCGATTTTGAAGATAATATTACAGAAAAAATAATTGAATTTGATATGCCTAAAGGCTGCTAA
- a CDS encoding alpha-2-macroglobulin family protein, with product MNIKKHLLLLLILVFVVSCKKTPVETDNIFKYRDYISYTTSGLVSVADPIKISLSDTVNGWEIDKTLPTELVKITPHVQGQLKAMNNHTLLFTPDEHLEPATEYTVNVKLNDIYKNVPKTFEEYTFQFKTITPSFNITTQNLQSYSKEWQYMFAQLRSADVISLAEAKQLVSASQNSKSLQLVWNDAAETSKFFEFKIDSINRLVEDSKIDIAWDGSAIKAENKGENFITIPGKNNFTIVNTEVIQSPEQFLSLNFSDPLVKQQNFAGLVSLQGVKNPKYIVDGNVLRVYPDSKLVGDIQVDVFQGIKNTDGFKLKKPFSELVTFEELKPEVRLISNGSILPNSNELKFNFEAVNLSKVDVRIIKIFEDNVLQFLQDYNINGNDQYAIKKVGRRIAKETITLIQEEHQNTGKWKAYSIDLSKYLKADPGAIYRVELSFKKEYSLYDCTSNAETTSIDDDDYYDDYNEEDDYASEESTEEEEDLREERYWDNLTYSYRNTNYRWRDRDNPCTESYFNYGNRVVSQNLISSDLGIIAKQGADNTYLFAVTNILTTSPESATKITLYNYQQQELADGITNKEGMLKIDAKHRAAFAIATKGSNVSYIKLHDGMSLSLSKFDVSGNRLQRGLKGYIYAERGVWRPGDSLFLTFMLNDMANKLPKRHPVKLEITDPVGKLVYRKISIDNLNNFYDFIVPTSTDYKTGNYNAKVSVGGATFSKGLKIETVKPNRLKIKIDFENDILTNNTPLQGDLNVTWLHGAPAKNLKAEIKAKFTSTYTSFKGYKDYVFNDPTRTFNSEETNVFEGNLDADGNATINSKLNIGKNAPGMLSAQFLVRAFENGGDFSLDAFTMPYAPYESFVGLQSPKGNNYGSYFTDENHTFDIATVTAEGKPIKREKLEVKVYKVEWRWWWNSSYDNLSSYVSSNYHRPVQSFLVNTDANGKANFKLKIPEDERGRYLIRVVDPVSGHATGRTAYFYKNWWSSNPSNDKEAAKMLVFSTDKENYNVGETAKLTFPSGSEGRALVSIENGSEVLQQQWVKTKPGETTVDIPVTSEMAPNVFINISLLQPHAITSNDLPIRLFGVIPMMVEDPATKLEPQIKMPDVIRPEQSYEIKVSEKNNKSMTYTIAVVEEGLLDLTRFKTPNAWDSFYAREALGVKTWDIFDDVIGAYSGSVDQVFAIGGDGSAAAGKNKKANRFKPVVTYLGPFLLDKGKTKTHQLKMPNYIGAVRAMVVAGNNTTEAYGSVDKSVQVKQPLMVLATLPRKLSPGEKVTLPVTVFAMEDKVKNVNLSLKLSDGITVKGDATQSLTFDKPDEKMVYFELDVTKAKGINTVEVIASGHGEKSTYKVEIDVENPNPFTSRVMDHELEANATKNIDVTTFGVAGTNSATVEFSTLPPMDFTGRLQYLVRYPHGCLEQTTSGVFPQLFLADIFDLTTQKKKEVQSNIESGIKRLGNFQKANGGMSYWMGESTANDWSTSYAGHFMIEAEKKGFVLPLTFKSNWITYQQQAARNWRPSYRIYHSDLAQAYRLYTLALAGSPDLASMNRLREFEEISNEAKWRLAAAYALAGQKEASDAISKTANINFQPPKSNYYTYGSVDRNRAMALETMIITGNPKAKDLAKSIAKDLSSDSWMSTQTTAYSLLAMGKMVIKNGGKDLKISYSINGKSETIDTKNAIAQRSIPITDGSNQISINNAKDNLVYVRILNSGKLKLGEELAEQRGFSISTIYKDLQGNKIDVKTLQQGQDFVATVSISNLTNDYVHDVALTQIFPSGWDIVNTRFTDFGDTTVSQARYTDIRDDRVNFYFDMNAKGKYGTKTFTVLLNASYLGTYYLPGSQAEAMYDNDYLVRNKGEWVTVEK from the coding sequence ATGAACATCAAAAAGCACCTCCTCCTACTCTTAATTCTCGTTTTTGTTGTGTCATGTAAAAAAACACCTGTAGAAACTGATAATATTTTTAAGTACCGCGATTACATCAGCTATACAACTTCAGGCTTAGTGTCTGTTGCCGATCCTATAAAAATCAGTCTTTCAGATACGGTTAACGGATGGGAAATCGATAAAACCCTACCAACAGAACTCGTTAAAATAACACCTCACGTTCAAGGCCAATTAAAAGCCATGAACAACCACACCTTACTTTTCACACCAGATGAACATTTAGAACCTGCTACAGAGTACACTGTAAATGTTAAGTTAAATGATATTTATAAGAACGTTCCGAAAACATTTGAAGAATATACGTTTCAATTCAAAACTATTACGCCAAGTTTTAATATCACCACACAAAACCTACAATCCTATAGTAAAGAATGGCAGTATATGTTTGCGCAATTACGATCGGCTGATGTAATTTCACTTGCCGAAGCTAAACAATTGGTGTCTGCTTCTCAGAATTCAAAATCATTACAATTAGTGTGGAATGACGCTGCTGAAACTTCAAAATTCTTCGAGTTTAAAATAGATAGTATCAACCGTTTAGTTGAAGATAGTAAAATTGATATCGCATGGGATGGATCTGCCATAAAAGCGGAAAATAAAGGTGAAAATTTCATCACTATTCCAGGAAAAAATAACTTTACAATTGTGAATACGGAGGTGATTCAAAGTCCTGAGCAATTCTTATCACTTAACTTTTCAGACCCTTTAGTGAAGCAGCAAAATTTCGCTGGATTGGTGTCGCTTCAAGGCGTTAAAAACCCTAAATATATTGTTGATGGTAATGTGTTGCGTGTGTATCCAGATTCTAAATTGGTTGGAGATATTCAAGTTGATGTCTTCCAAGGCATCAAAAACACTGATGGTTTCAAATTGAAAAAGCCATTTTCAGAATTGGTAACCTTTGAAGAATTAAAACCTGAAGTAAGGCTCATCAGTAACGGCAGTATTCTTCCAAATTCAAACGAATTAAAATTCAATTTTGAAGCGGTTAACTTGAGTAAAGTCGATGTGAGAATCATTAAAATATTTGAAGATAATGTCCTTCAGTTTTTACAAGACTACAACATCAATGGCAATGACCAATATGCCATTAAAAAAGTAGGACGACGCATCGCCAAAGAAACCATCACCTTAATTCAAGAAGAGCATCAAAACACAGGAAAATGGAAAGCCTACAGCATCGATTTATCTAAATACCTTAAAGCAGATCCTGGAGCTATCTATAGAGTAGAGTTAAGTTTTAAAAAGGAGTATTCGCTTTATGATTGTACCTCAAATGCAGAAACAACAAGCATTGATGACGATGACTACTATGATGATTATAATGAAGAGGATGACTACGCTTCTGAGGAAAGTACTGAGGAAGAAGAAGACTTACGCGAAGAACGTTATTGGGACAATTTAACCTATAGCTACAGAAATACTAATTACCGTTGGAGAGATAGAGACAATCCTTGTACCGAATCTTATTTTAACTACGGCAATCGCGTGGTGTCTCAGAATTTAATCAGTTCAGATCTTGGTATAATTGCGAAGCAAGGTGCCGATAACACGTATTTATTTGCGGTGACTAATATTTTAACGACAAGTCCAGAAAGCGCTACAAAAATCACCTTATACAATTACCAACAACAAGAATTAGCCGATGGCATTACCAATAAAGAAGGCATGCTAAAAATCGATGCTAAACATAGAGCCGCTTTTGCCATTGCGACCAAAGGCAGCAATGTTAGTTATATTAAATTACATGATGGTATGTCTTTATCGTTGAGTAAATTCGATGTGTCTGGTAACCGATTACAACGTGGTCTAAAAGGGTACATTTACGCCGAACGTGGCGTTTGGCGACCTGGAGACAGTTTGTTTTTAACCTTTATGTTGAATGACATGGCGAATAAACTACCAAAACGTCATCCTGTAAAATTAGAAATCACAGATCCTGTTGGTAAATTGGTATACAGAAAAATATCTATAGACAACCTTAATAATTTCTATGATTTCATTGTACCAACCTCAACCGATTACAAAACCGGAAACTATAACGCGAAAGTTTCTGTTGGTGGTGCTACATTTTCAAAAGGCTTAAAAATTGAAACCGTAAAACCAAACCGATTAAAAATTAAAATCGATTTTGAAAACGACATTTTAACCAACAACACACCACTTCAAGGCGACTTAAACGTCACGTGGTTACATGGTGCACCAGCGAAAAATTTAAAGGCTGAAATAAAAGCTAAATTCACATCAACATATACCAGTTTTAAAGGCTATAAAGATTATGTTTTTAACGATCCTACACGCACATTTAATTCTGAAGAAACCAATGTGTTTGAAGGTAATTTAGACGCAGACGGAAATGCCACTATCAATTCAAAATTGAATATTGGTAAAAATGCACCAGGTATGTTATCGGCTCAATTCCTAGTAAGAGCTTTTGAAAATGGCGGTGATTTTTCACTAGATGCCTTTACCATGCCTTATGCACCTTACGAGAGTTTTGTTGGCTTGCAATCACCAAAAGGCAATAACTACGGTTCCTATTTTACAGATGAAAATCACACCTTTGATATAGCAACCGTAACGGCTGAAGGAAAACCTATTAAAAGAGAGAAGCTAGAAGTTAAAGTATATAAGGTCGAATGGCGTTGGTGGTGGAATTCCTCTTACGATAACCTATCGAGCTACGTATCGAGCAATTACCACAGACCAGTGCAGTCCTTTTTAGTCAATACAGATGCTAACGGTAAAGCGAATTTCAAATTGAAAATTCCAGAAGACGAACGCGGACGTTACTTAATTAGAGTTGTAGATCCTGTTAGCGGACATGCCACAGGAAGAACGGCTTATTTCTATAAAAACTGGTGGTCTTCAAATCCTTCAAACGATAAGGAAGCGGCTAAAATGTTAGTCTTTTCAACTGATAAAGAAAATTATAATGTTGGAGAAACTGCCAAATTAACCTTCCCATCAGGTTCAGAAGGCAGAGCTTTGGTGAGTATAGAAAATGGTTCGGAAGTGTTGCAACAGCAATGGGTAAAAACGAAGCCAGGTGAAACGACTGTGGATATTCCTGTAACTTCAGAAATGGCACCAAACGTCTTTATCAACATTTCATTATTGCAACCACATGCGATAACATCTAACGATTTACCAATTCGTTTGTTTGGAGTCATTCCGATGATGGTAGAGGATCCTGCCACCAAATTAGAACCTCAAATTAAGATGCCAGATGTTATTAGACCTGAGCAATCTTACGAGATAAAAGTATCTGAAAAGAATAACAAATCTATGACCTATACCATTGCGGTTGTAGAAGAAGGCCTCTTAGATCTAACCCGATTTAAAACACCAAATGCTTGGGATAGTTTCTATGCACGTGAAGCATTAGGCGTGAAAACCTGGGATATTTTTGATGATGTTATTGGCGCTTATTCCGGTAGTGTTGACCAAGTATTCGCGATTGGTGGTGATGGCAGTGCAGCTGCAGGAAAAAACAAAAAAGCCAACCGTTTTAAACCTGTAGTGACGTATTTGGGCCCTTTCCTTTTAGATAAAGGAAAAACCAAAACACACCAACTTAAAATGCCAAATTATATTGGTGCAGTAAGAGCTATGGTTGTGGCAGGAAACAACACCACAGAAGCTTATGGAAGCGTTGATAAGTCTGTTCAGGTGAAACAACCTTTAATGGTTTTAGCCACGTTACCACGAAAATTGAGTCCTGGTGAAAAAGTGACATTACCTGTAACAGTTTTTGCTATGGAAGACAAGGTTAAAAACGTCAATCTATCCTTAAAATTAAGTGATGGTATTACTGTAAAAGGAGACGCGACACAATCCCTTACATTTGATAAGCCAGATGAAAAAATGGTCTATTTTGAGTTGGATGTTACCAAAGCAAAAGGCATCAACACCGTTGAAGTTATTGCTTCAGGACACGGCGAAAAATCAACCTATAAAGTTGAAATTGACGTAGAGAATCCGAATCCGTTTACATCGCGTGTTATGGATCACGAATTAGAAGCCAATGCCACTAAAAACATCGACGTGACCACCTTTGGAGTTGCAGGAACAAATTCGGCAACGGTAGAATTTTCAACCTTGCCACCAATGGATTTCACAGGGAGATTGCAATATTTAGTTCGTTATCCTCATGGTTGTTTAGAACAAACCACCTCTGGAGTATTTCCGCAATTATTCTTGGCTGATATTTTTGACTTAACGACTCAAAAGAAAAAAGAAGTCCAAAGTAATATTGAAAGTGGCATCAAACGTTTAGGGAATTTCCAAAAAGCCAATGGAGGCATGAGTTATTGGATGGGAGAAAGTACAGCCAATGATTGGAGCACAAGTTATGCTGGCCACTTTATGATTGAAGCGGAGAAGAAAGGCTTTGTTTTGCCATTAACGTTTAAAAGCAATTGGATTACCTACCAACAACAAGCGGCTCGAAACTGGAGACCTAGCTATAGAATTTATCATTCCGATTTAGCACAAGCCTATCGATTATATACCTTGGCTTTAGCTGGAAGTCCAGATTTAGCAAGCATGAATAGATTGCGTGAGTTTGAAGAAATCTCTAACGAAGCCAAATGGCGATTAGCCGCAGCCTATGCTTTAGCCGGACAGAAAGAAGCGAGTGATGCCATTTCAAAAACGGCTAATATCAATTTTCAGCCACCAAAATCTAACTATTACACTTATGGCTCAGTGGATAGAAATAGAGCCATGGCTTTAGAAACCATGATTATCACTGGCAATCCAAAAGCTAAAGACTTAGCAAAATCTATTGCTAAAGATTTATCGAGTGACAGCTGGATGAGTACGCAAACCACAGCCTACAGTTTATTAGCTATGGGGAAAATGGTGATTAAAAATGGAGGAAAAGATTTAAAAATTTCCTACAGTATAAATGGCAAATCAGAAACTATAGATACTAAAAATGCCATTGCGCAGCGCAGTATTCCTATTACTGATGGCAGCAATCAAATTTCGATTAACAACGCCAAAGACAATTTAGTTTATGTACGCATTTTAAACTCTGGTAAATTAAAACTAGGCGAAGAATTAGCAGAACAACGTGGCTTTAGTATTTCAACGATTTATAAAGATTTACAAGGCAACAAAATTGACGTTAAAACACTACAACAAGGGCAAGATTTTGTAGCGACAGTAAGCATTTCAAATTTAACCAATGATTATGTACACGATGTAGCGTTAACTCAGATTTTCCCTTCAGGTTGGGATATTGTAAATACTAGATTTACAGATTTTGGAGATACAACTGTCAGTCAAGCGCGATATACAGACATCAGAGATGATCGCGTGAATTTCTATTTTGATATGAACGCCAAGGGTAAATATGGCACTAAAACCTTTACCGTTTTATTAAACGCTTCCTATTTAGGCACCTATTATCTACCAGGCTCACAAGCTGAAGCCATGTATGATAACGACTATTTGGTGAGAAATAAAGGGGAATGGGTAACTGTTGAGAAATAA